A genomic stretch from Chitinophagaceae bacterium includes:
- a CDS encoding DUF5606 domain-containing protein — MEYGKLIAVTGMPGLYELVSSKTDGAIVRSLDDNSTKFASTRQHQFSHLESIEVYTVRDNVNLTDILKAMETVGGKLPDEKDAKAIKAYFEKVYPDLDFERVYTSDMKKMVKWFSIIKAKDIEIKLTEQPEEEVSEVEEKAEPVKKKVKAEPVAEEKPVKKAAQPKAAKKEEPKTEKKAAEEAPKKKAAPKKKKED; from the coding sequence ATGGAATACGGAAAATTAATCGCAGTAACCGGAATGCCCGGTTTATATGAATTAGTAAGCAGCAAAACAGATGGTGCAATTGTTCGTTCATTAGACGACAACTCCACCAAGTTTGCATCAACACGTCAGCACCAGTTTTCACACCTCGAAAGTATTGAAGTATACACTGTTCGTGACAATGTGAATCTAACAGACATCTTAAAGGCAATGGAAACAGTAGGCGGAAAACTGCCTGATGAAAAAGATGCCAAAGCCATTAAAGCATATTTTGAAAAAGTATACCCCGACCTGGATTTTGAACGTGTGTACACCAGCGATATGAAGAAGATGGTGAAATGGTTCAGCATCATTAAAGCAAAAGACATTGAAATAAAATTAACGGAACAGCCTGAGGAAGAAGTTTCTGAAGTAGAAGAAAAAGCTGAGCCGGTTAAGAAAAAAGTAAAAGCTGAACCTGTTGCTGAAGAAAAGCCTGTAAAAAAAGCTGCACAGCCGAAAGCTGCTAAAAAAGAAGAGCCTAAGACTGAAAAAAAGGCAGCAGAAGAAGCACCAAAAAAGAAGGCTGCTCCGAAAAAGAAAAAAGAAGATTAA